The proteins below come from a single Jaculus jaculus isolate mJacJac1 chromosome 12, mJacJac1.mat.Y.cur, whole genome shotgun sequence genomic window:
- the Tmem220 gene encoding transmembrane protein 220 isoform X1, with amino-acid sequence MAPARGWWARSLWRACNALMAAFFALAAVVQVNDPDAELWVVVYIIPAGLALLVGCNPLVTGNFVWKSVSTIHMLFCVVWAVRLAHYLLLHAQQSILQEEEGRELSGLVIIMAWMTLCHSSAKNPTGGRIQLAMAVILTLFPLTLWIYVHINQEMRSSWPTHCKTVI; translated from the exons ATGGCTCCGGCTCGGGGCTGGTGGGCGCGCAGCCTGTGGCGGGCCTGCAACGCGCTGATGGCCGCCTTCTTCGCGCTGGCCGCGGTGGTGCAG GTCAACGATCCAGACGCAGAGCTGTGGGTG GTGGTGTACATTATCCCTGCAGGCCTGGCCCTGCTTGTTGGATGTAACCCTCTTGTCACAG GTAACTTTGTTTGGAAGAGTGTGTCTACTATCCACATGCTGTTTTGCGTGGTGTGGGCTGTCCGCTTGGCACACTACCTCTTGCTCCATGCACAGCAGAGTATCTTACAGGAGGAGGAAGGCAG GGAGCTCTCTGGCTTGGTGATTATCATGGCATGGATGACATTGTGCCACAGTTCAGCAAA GAATCCAACTGGCGGAAGAATTCAACTGGCAATGGCTGTCATCCTCACTCTTTTCCCACTTACTTTATGGATTTATGTACACATAAACCAGGAGATGCGGTCCTCCTGGCCAACTCACTGCAAGACAGTAATTTAA
- the Tmem220 gene encoding transmembrane protein 220 isoform X2, with amino-acid sequence MLFCVVWAVRLAHYLLLHAQQSILQEEEGRELSGLVIIMAWMTLCHSSAKNPTGGRIQLAMAVILTLFPLTLWIYVHINQEMRSSWPTHCKTVI; translated from the exons ATGCTGTTTTGCGTGGTGTGGGCTGTCCGCTTGGCACACTACCTCTTGCTCCATGCACAGCAGAGTATCTTACAGGAGGAGGAAGGCAG GGAGCTCTCTGGCTTGGTGATTATCATGGCATGGATGACATTGTGCCACAGTTCAGCAAA GAATCCAACTGGCGGAAGAATTCAACTGGCAATGGCTGTCATCCTCACTCTTTTCCCACTTACTTTATGGATTTATGTACACATAAACCAGGAGATGCGGTCCTCCTGGCCAACTCACTGCAAGACAGTAATTTAA